One window of the Populus nigra chromosome 4, ddPopNigr1.1, whole genome shotgun sequence genome contains the following:
- the LOC133691585 gene encoding H/ACA ribonucleoprotein complex subunit 3-like protein — MYLQFYINDNGDKVYTTKKESPLGLPTQSAHPARFSPDDKYSRQRVLLKKRFGLLPTQQSPLKY, encoded by the exons ATGTATCTTCAGTTTTACATAAACGATAATGGTGACAAAGTCTACACTACCAAG aAAGAATCACCATTGGGCTTGCCCACTCAATCTGCTCACCCAG CCCGCTTCTCCCCCGATGACAAATATTCAAGGCAAAGAGTTCTGTTAAAGAAGCGGTTTGGATTGTTGCCAACCCAACAGTCACCTCTGAAGTACTGA
- the LOC133691584 gene encoding uncharacterized protein At1g03900-like — MSFEEDDESFEHTLLVVREVSVYKIPPRSTSGGYKCGEWLQSDKIWSGRLRVVSCKERCEIRLEDPNSGELFAACFFNPGQRENSVETVLDSSRYFVLKIEDGGGKHAFVGLGFTERNEAFDFNVALSDHEKYVRRENEKESGETSESDAHIDIHPAVNHRLKEGETIRINVKPKPTSGAGMLSAAGLSGSATGKPKTLVIAPPPTGAGKPRSPLPPPPNDPAAARKSAVNNVGIGLKAPPRECTPRSTDSLSDLSSLERNLPSTTTGSTKTATSGWAAF; from the exons ATGTCATTCGAGGAAGACGACGAGTCGTTCGAGCACACACTTTTGGTGGTTCGCGAAGTCTCGGTCTACAAAATCCCTCCTCGCTCCACTTCCGGCGGCTACAAATGCGGAGAATGGTTACAATCCGACAAGATCTGGTCTGGACGGCTTCGAGTCGTGTCCTGCAAAGAACGGTGCGAGATCCGATTAGAAGATCCGAACTCAGGTGAGCTATTTGCTGCTTGTTTCTTTAACCCTGGACAGCGCGAGAACTCCGTCGAGACAGTCCTCGACTCGTCCCGGTATTTCGTACTTAAAATAGAGGACGGGGGAGGCAAGCACGCGTTTGTTGGTCTAGGGTTTACTGAGAGAAATGAAGCGTTTGATTTTAATGTGGCGTTATCGGATCACGAGAAGTATGTCAGACGAGAAAATGAGAAAGAGAGTGGCGAGACGAGTGAGAGTGACGCTCACATTGATATTCATCCTGCTGTTAATCACAGATTAAAG GAAGGGGAAACTATAAGAATTAATGTGAAGCCTAAGCCAACGAGTGGAGCTGGAATGCTATCAGCTGCAGGGCTGTCTGGTTCGGCAACTGGAAAGCCTAAAACTTTAGTCATTGCCCCACCTCCAACTGGGGCGGGGAAACCAAGGTCCCCACTTCCACCACCTCCCAATGATCCGGCTGCTGCTCGAAAGTCGGCTGTGAATAATGTTGGCATTGGTCTAAAAGCACCACCCAGGGAATGTACACCGCGATCTACTGATTCTTTATCGGACCTGTCTTCACTTGAG AGAAATCTTCCTTCAACAACAACAGGATCAACCAAGACAGCTACATCGGGATGGGCTGCATTCTAA
- the LOC133691583 gene encoding ABC transporter I family member 19 isoform X1, translated as MTTQYLRTTTSICRAKKVKMAEKASQSIEKGENEKANSISICGMQFAYAGQHPLFYDFNLNISPGSRCLLVGANGSGKTTLLKIMAGKHMVGGKDVVRVINGSAFHDTQLVCSGDLAYLGGSWSKTVGSAGEIPLQGDFSAEHMIFGVEGTDPVRREKLIDLLDIDLQWRMHKVSDGQRRRVQICMGLLHPFKVLLLDEVTVDLDVVARMDLLEFFKEECDQRGATIVYATHIFDGLETWATHLAYIQDGELRRAEKLTEVHELKSSANLLSVVESWLRYETKSEKKKPTNPPAQNQKTSPLGSSPFMSSRHMAYYR; from the exons ATGACAACACAATATCTCCGTACAACCACCTCAATTTGCAGagcaaaaaaagtaaaaatggcAGAGAAAGCTTCTCAATCAatagaaaaaggagaaaatgagAAGGCAAACAGTATCAGTATATGCGGAATGCAATTCGCATACGCAGGACAGCATCCACTCTTCTACGATTTCAATCTCAACATCTCTCCCGGATCTCGTTGCCTTCTCGTCGGCGCTAACGGATCCG GGAAGACCACTTTGCTGAAAATAATGGCAGGGAAGCATATGGTAGGAGGGAAAGATGTGGTGCGGGTGATAAATGGTTCGGCTTTTCATGATACGCAATTGGTTTGTAGCGGTGACTTGGCTTATTTAGGAGGTTCTTGGAGTAAAACTGTTGGATCTGCT GGAGAGATTCCACTACAGGGCGACTTCTCTGCGGAACATATGATATTTGGAG TTGAAGGGACTGATCCTGTTAGAAGAGAAAAGTTGATTGACCTGCTTGACATTGATCTGCAATGGCGAATGCACAAGGTATCTGATGGGCAGCGGCGAAGAGTCCAGATTTGCATgggtcttctccatccatttaAG GTTCTTTTACTTGATGAAGTTACAGTCGATCTAGATGTTGTTGCCAGGATGGATTTGCTTGAGTTCTTCAAGGAAGAGTGTGATCAG aGAGGAGCTACAATTGTATATGCTACTCATATTTTTGATGGGTTAGAGACTTGGGCAACTCATCTAGCTTACATACAAGACGGTGAGCTGAGGAGGGCTGAGAAGCTAACGGAGGTTCATGAGTTGAAAAGCTCAGCCAATCTGCTTTCTGTTGTTGAGTCTTGGCTTCGCTATGAAACCAAGAGTGAGAAAAAGAAACCCACCAACCCTCCTGCCCAAAATCAAAAGACCTCTCCTCTTGGTAGTTCTCCTTTCATGTCATCTAGACACATGGCATACTACCGTTGA
- the LOC133691583 gene encoding ABC transporter I family member 19 isoform X2, translating to MAGKHMVGGKDVVRVINGSAFHDTQLVCSGDLAYLGGSWSKTVGSAGEIPLQGDFSAEHMIFGVEGTDPVRREKLIDLLDIDLQWRMHKVSDGQRRRVQICMGLLHPFKVLLLDEVTVDLDVVARMDLLEFFKEECDQRGATIVYATHIFDGLETWATHLAYIQDGELRRAEKLTEVHELKSSANLLSVVESWLRYETKSEKKKPTNPPAQNQKTSPLGSSPFMSSRHMAYYR from the exons ATGGCAGGGAAGCATATGGTAGGAGGGAAAGATGTGGTGCGGGTGATAAATGGTTCGGCTTTTCATGATACGCAATTGGTTTGTAGCGGTGACTTGGCTTATTTAGGAGGTTCTTGGAGTAAAACTGTTGGATCTGCT GGAGAGATTCCACTACAGGGCGACTTCTCTGCGGAACATATGATATTTGGAG TTGAAGGGACTGATCCTGTTAGAAGAGAAAAGTTGATTGACCTGCTTGACATTGATCTGCAATGGCGAATGCACAAGGTATCTGATGGGCAGCGGCGAAGAGTCCAGATTTGCATgggtcttctccatccatttaAG GTTCTTTTACTTGATGAAGTTACAGTCGATCTAGATGTTGTTGCCAGGATGGATTTGCTTGAGTTCTTCAAGGAAGAGTGTGATCAG aGAGGAGCTACAATTGTATATGCTACTCATATTTTTGATGGGTTAGAGACTTGGGCAACTCATCTAGCTTACATACAAGACGGTGAGCTGAGGAGGGCTGAGAAGCTAACGGAGGTTCATGAGTTGAAAAGCTCAGCCAATCTGCTTTCTGTTGTTGAGTCTTGGCTTCGCTATGAAACCAAGAGTGAGAAAAAGAAACCCACCAACCCTCCTGCCCAAAATCAAAAGACCTCTCCTCTTGGTAGTTCTCCTTTCATGTCATCTAGACACATGGCATACTACCGTTGA